Proteins from one Setaria italica strain Yugu1 chromosome V, Setaria_italica_v2.0, whole genome shotgun sequence genomic window:
- the LOC101760847 gene encoding uncharacterized protein LOC101760847, producing the protein MDTASFVTYLQRPRELPVPEFRAPPPSPVTGVLTGSSSGSSGYGDDDEIGRFLRCSARVPVLRLPERPGPRRNKKKQAAWAPPVIDMRVLDSPPPVDGGAPALEALRSAAVAFGCFQVVGHGVDAGLALAALRAATAREGSPPSEGGGGDEDSEELWWPPGEGDREMAGNRPSRNGARQTRNTADDLFAQLEQASTKLLHALRQGNEAADAAEPMAKADANGSLLCIRKHQRDGSSASGPVSQDDVLRMLVRSSRCSRALALHLCSGASGFHVFSRRGWSRFRPVDGAVVVTIGDQLQTWSGGLYRSVSGKPAYSNDDLQGDGSDGAVTAEFFLSCSSVSAAKDALNVDAGKVFALNMQIMVAACLVLIYHFFSSCLYAIW; encoded by the exons ATGGATACCGCGTCCTTCGTCACCTACCTCCAGAGGCCCCGGGAGCTGCCGGTGCCGGAGttccgggcgccgccgccgtccccggtCACTGGCGTCCTCACGGGCAGCAGCTCGGGGTCGTCCGGGTACGGGGATGACGACGAGATCGGTAGGTTCCTGCGCTGCTCCGCCAGGGTCCCGGTGCTGCGGCTGCCGGAGAGGCCCGGCCCTCGGAGGAACAAGAAGAAGCAGGCGGCGTGGGCGCCGCCCGTCATCGACATGCGCGTGCTGGACTCACCGCCGCCGGTGGATGGAGGCGCGCCGGCGTTGGAGGCGCTGAGGTCGGCGGCCGTCGCGTTTGGCTGCTTCCAGGTGGTCGGCCACGGGGTCGACGCAGGTTTGGCCTTGGCAGCGTTACGTGCTGCTACGGCGAGGGAAGGATCGCCACCATcggagggtggtggtggagacgAGGATAGCGAGGAGCTGTGGTGGCCGCCCGGCGAAGGAGACCGAGAAATGGCGGGAAATCGGCCGTCGCGAAATGGTGCTAGGCAAACCAG GAACACAGCAGATGACTTGTTCGCTCAGCTCGAGCAAGCCTCAACCAAGCTCCTGCACGCCTTGCGACAAGGTAACGAAGCTGCCGATGCCGCCGAGCCAATGGCGAAAGCTGACGCAAACGGCTCGCTTCTCTGCATCCGCAAACACCAACGCGATGGCAGCAGCGCGTCCGGCCCGGTCAGCCAAGACGACGTCCTGCGGATGCTGGTACGGAGCTCGCGATGCTCGCGCGCCCTCGCCCTCCACCTCTGCTCCGGCGCCTCGGGGTTCCACGTCTTCTCCCGGCGAGGCTGGTCGAGGTTCCGGCCCGTCGACGGCGCCGTCGTGGTCACCATCGGGGACCAACTCCAG ACATGGAGCGGAGGGCTCTACAGGAGCGTGTCTGGGAAACCGGCTTACAGCAACGACGATCTCCAAGGAGACGGCAGCGACGGCGCCGTCACGGCAGAGTTCTTCCTTTCCTGCTCTTCAGTCAGCGCGGCAAAGGACGCCCTGAACGTGGACGCCGGCAAGGTCTTCGCGCTGAATATGCAGATCATGGTAGCAGCTTGCCTTGTGCTGATTTACCATTTCTTCTCCTCATGCTTGTACGCGATCTGGTAA